The Geothrix oryzae DNA window GGGATGATGGCGGCGTCGCCGCCGCGGATCTGGAGGATCTTCTCGTCCACGGGCCAGGAGCGCTGGGCCAGGAGGCGCGGCTCTCCCGCGGGCAGGCGCCCGTCCATCATCGCCTCGTGGATCTCCTCGGTCAGGAAGGGCACGAAGGGATGCAGGGCCCGGAGCAGGAGGTCGAGGAAGTGGAGGATGGTGGCCTTCTGGCCCTTGGTTCCGCTCTGGAGCTGCACCTTGGCCAGCTCGATGTAGGTGGCGCAGAAATCATCCCAGACCAGGTGGTAGAGGCGGTCCGCCGCCTCGTGGAATCGGAAGGCCTCGATGGCTTCCGTGATGGAGGTGAGTTCCTCCCGCAGCCTCCCCACCATCCAGAATTCGGCTTCACCGAATTCCGGCGCCGTATCCAGCGTGATGGACTCATCCAGGTTCATCTGCACGAACCGTGAAGCGTTCCACAGCTTGTTGCAGAAGTTCCGGCTGGCCTCGAGGCGCGCGGTGCTCATGGCGATGTCCGTGCCCGGCGCGGCCATGATGGCCAGCGAGAAGCGAAGGGCGTCCGTGCCGTACTCCTCCATCACCTCCAGGGGGTCGATGACATTGCCCTTGGTCTTGCTCATTTTCTGGCCGCTGGCGTCGCGCACGAGGCTATTGAAGTAGACCTTGCGGAAGGGCACCTCGCCCATCCAGGTGAGGCCCGCCATGGCCATGCGCGCCACCCAGAAGAACAGGATGTCGTAGCCCGTGATGAGCACGCTGGTGGGGTAGTAGCGCTTCAGCTCTTCGGTTTCATCGGGCCAGCCGAAGACGCTGAAGGGCCACAGGGCCGAGCTGAACCAGGTGTCCAAGGTGTCCGGGTCCTGCTTCAGTTCGCCTGCTCCGCACGCGCAGCAGGCGGAGGGCCGCTCCATCTCCACATGGAGTTCCCCGCAGGATGCGCAGGTCCAGGCCGGGATGCGGTGGCCCCAGACCAGCTGGCGGCTGATGCACCAGTCCTGGATGTTGGTGAGCCAGTGGTTCCACACGGCCGTGTGGTGCTCGGGCGTGAACTGGATGGCGCCGGAGTTGACGGCGTCGAGCGCCTTGGCGGCGGCATCTTTGACATCCATGAACCACTGCTCGCTGACCAGCGGCTCCAGCACGGCGCCGCTACGGTCGCTGAGGCTGATCTTGTGGGTGTAGTCCTCCACCTTCACGAGGAAGCCCTGTTCCTCCAGATCCGCCACCACGCGCTTGCGGGCCTCGAAGCGGTCCAGGCCCGCATAGGCCCCGGCGGCGGCGGTCATCTTGGCGTCGAAACCGATGATGGTGATGGACTCCAGCTTCAGGCGCTGGCCCGCGGCGAAGTCGTTGGGATCGTGGGCCGGCGTCACCTTCACGCAGCCCGTGCCGAAGGCGGGATCCACGAAGCTGTCGGCCACCACCGGGATCTGGCGGCCCGTGAGCGGATGGTTCATGAGCTTGCCGATCATGCCCTGGTAGCGCGCGTCATCGGGATGCACGGCCACGGCCGTATCGCCCAGCATGGTCTCAGGCCGGGTGGTGGCGACGACCACATCGCCGCTGCCATCGGCCAGGGGGTAGCGCAGGTGCCAGAGCTTGCCGCGACGCTCCTCGTATTTCACTTCCAGGTCGCTGAGGGCGGTCTGCAGGGCCGGATCCCACTGGATCATGCGGGGGCCGCGGTAGATGCGGCCGGCCTTGTAGCTTTCCACGAAGACCTTGCGCACGGCCTTGTTGAGGGAGGGGTCCAGCGTGAAGCGGTTGCGGGTCCAGTCCACGGAGCAGCCCAGGCGCTTCAGCTGGTGCTCGATGGCGCCCTGGTTCTTCTCCTTCCAGTCCCAGATGCGCTTTTCGAAGGCATCCCGGCCCAGCTGGTGGCGGTCCGTGCCTTCGGCCTTCAGTTGGCGCTCAACCATCATCTGCGTGGCGATGCCCGCGTGGTCCGTGCCGGGCACCCAGAGGGCGTCGAAGCCCTGGGCCCGCTTGAAGCGCGTGAGCACATCGTGGAGCGTGTTCACCAGGGCATGGCCCATGTGCAGGTTGCCCGTGATGTTGGGCGGCGGGATCACGATGGACCAGGGCGCCTTGCCGCTGGCGGGAGCGGCCTCGAAGGCCCTGGATTCTTCCCAGACCTCGTACCAGCGCGTCTGCGCCGTCCTGAAGTCGAAAGCCTTGTCCATCTCTCGCATTGCCATCCTTGTCTTGGCCTTTCCCGGCTCCAAATCGGCGTGGCCGATTTGGAGTAGGTGATATGGGACTTCCTAGGATCAGCCAGCCCAATGGGCCAGTTTACCCGTGGAAGGAGAAGGCTTCCAGGCGGGGAAGCCGGGGAGTCGGCCGTCGTCATAAATACGATATGATGGTCATCATTCGTCCATGACGGGACGGGAGGCCTCATGAATCCTCGTCGGATCGCCGCTTTGGGGGTGCTAGGCCTCCTGGTTGCAGGGATCTGCGCCGGGCAGGAGCGGCCGCTGGTCGCTCCCCACGCCAAGGCGAAGGTGATCTGCACCGACTGTCACCAGAAGGAGAAGCCCACCACGGCGGCGGTGCCGGACGAGGCCTGCATGGTCTGTCACGGTGACTACCCGGCCATGAAGGCGCTGACGAAGGATGCCAAGCCCAACCCCCACGCCTCGCCGCACGACCCGATCCTTTGCACGGAATGCCACCGGCAGCACAAGCCGCCGGTGGTGAAGTGCCTGGAATGCCATGAGGGGAAGTTCACCTTCAAGATCAAGTGACCGCCCAGGGATGACAAGATGGGAGGGTTCCAGTGAGCGCCCCATGCCATTCCGATGCCTTATCGTCTCTTCGGCCCTGATCCTCGGGGCGGTTCCCGCCAGGGCGGGGGCCTTGCTTGAAGGGCGGGTGCTGCCCTACCGCCAGGTGGAGGTCAGTGCGCCGGTTTCGAGCCGGATCACGGAGATGCGCGTGAAGGAGGGTGAGGTCGTGAAGGCGGGCCAGCCCCTGGCCCTGCTCTACGGGAAGCTGGAGGAACTGGAGATGCAGCGGGCCAAGGCCCTGCTGGAGCGCCGGGAGTTCGAGGCCAGGGGGGCCAAGCGCCTCTACGACAACAAGGTCATTCCCGAGGCCAGGGCCCTGGAATCGCGCATCGATCTGGAGCTGGCGCGCCTTCAATACGAGACGGCGGCGGAGCAGGTGAGGATCCGCACCATCGTGGCTCCCATGGATGGGGTGGTGGTGACCCGCCATCACGAGGAGGGCGAGGCGGTCTCCGGGGGCCAGCCGATGTTCCGCCTCATGGATCTGAGCCGGGTGGTGATCCAGTGTGCCGCGAGTCAAGACGCTCTCGCCGCGCTCGCACCCGGGCGGAGAGTCTCGGTGCGCTTCCCCGACCCCGGGGGTTCCGCGAGCGCCGAGGGAGAGGTGGTCCTGGTGGATCCCTGCACGGATGCGGCAGGCAAAGTCCGCGTGAAGGTGGTGGTGGCGAATCCGGAGGGACGGATCCGTGCCGGGCTCCGGGCCCAGGTACTGGCCCCCGAAGGTCCCTGAGGAACCCCTGGGGCTGCGGTCCCTGGCTCTCGATGCCGTCAGAGCTTCTTGTGGGTCCCGTCGCACATGGGCTTGGTGCCGCTCTGCTTGCAGCCGCAGAACCACTTGGTTCCGGTCACATCGGCGGTGTAGGCCATGGGCGTGAAGGGGCCGCCCTTGTGGGAGCCATCACAGAAGGGCTGCTTCTGGCTGTGGCCGCAGGCGCACCAGTGGTAGGTCTTGCCCGCCTCGACCTCCACCTGGTAGGGGCCCTTCTGGGCGATGTGGGGCTTCGAATCCGACATGGCGGTCCTCCTGCTGGGGTGCCTGGCGTGGATGGAGGAAACCATCATAACGCCGGCCACCAGGTCGGCTCAGTCGCCCTGCTGCCGCTCCCACATCTCTTCCCACTCCAGGTCAGTCCACCACTCGGCTTCGAGGCCATCGCAGGTGGTGCCGTAGGAGGGGCAGGCGATGCAGCCGTCTCCCCGATGGACTTCCGCGTCGTGCTGGGGCGGGTGGACGGCCACCAGGTCCTTCCCGGCCTCCCAGGCCAGGGTTTCTTCCGCGGTCATGGGGCGGGAGGGCAGGTCCCGCACATGGAAGCGCCGCAGGCGCTCCTCCCCTTCGGGGAACATGACGGAGTTTTCGGCGTCGATGTGGCGCCAGAGGGAGCGGCTGTAGTCCACCGCCAGGGCCTCCATGCGGTGGAGGTCCGCCGCCGACGGCGCGGGCGCGGCCAGCAGGCCCTCCAGGCCGTCCAGCAGGCCGGTCATGCGCCGGTGCTCGCCCGTCAGCGCGGCGATGGGTCCCCGATCCGCCGGGAGCTCGGCCCGCTCGGCCAGGGCGCGGAAGAGGACCTCCTCCTCCTTGTGGTGGTGGAAGTCACCGGCGTAGCGCCGGAAGAAGGCCATGAAGCGGGCGCCGTCGGCGGGATCGCCCTGACCCGCCAGGCGGGCGGTCACGAAGGCCCGGAGGGAGCCCAGCACCTGCTCGATGAGCTCGTGTTCCCGGCGGAGGTCGTCGATGAGCTGCATGTCACACCCGGGCCGGGGCGCCCTCCACCCGCATGCCCAGGGCGTTCAGCAGCCAGTGGTCGTGGTTGCCGCCAGGGTTGGGGGTGGTGAGCAGCTTTTCGCCGGTGAAGATGCTGTTGGCGCCCGCGAAGAAGCAGAGGGCCTGCAGCTCGTCGCTCATCTGCGTGCGGCCGGCGCTGAGCCGGATGCGGCTCTTGGGGAAGAGAATGCGGGCCGTGGCGATCATGCGCACCAGCTCCAGCGGGGGCAGGGGATCCACATCCGCCAGGGGCGTGCCGTCCACGGCCACGAACTGGTTGATGGGGATGCTCTCCGGAGCGGGCTCCAGCTCCGTCAGCTCCTGCAGGAAGTGAATGCGCTGATCCACCGTCTCGCCCATGCCCACGATGCCGCCGGAACAGACTTCGAGCCCCGCGGCGCGCACGGCCTGGATGGTCTCCAGGCGCTCGTCGAACTTGCGGGTGTGGATGATGGTCTCGTAGAAGTCGCGGCTGCTGTCGATGTTGTGGTTGTAGACCTGGCAGCCGGCGGCCTTCAGGCGCTTGGCCTGGGGCTCGTTGAGCATGCCGAGGGTGACGCAGACCTCCATGCCCATGGTGGACACGCCCTGCACCATGTCCAACACCGCGTCGAAGTTCGCGTCGTCCTTCACCTCGCGCCAGGCGGCGCCCATGCAGTAGCGGGTGGAACCGTTCGCCTTGGCCTCGGCGGCCCCCGCCAGGACCTTCTGGACATCCTTCAGCGGCTCGACCTTCAAGTCGGTCTGGTAGCGGGCGCTCTGGGGGCAGTAGGCGCAGTCCTCGGGACAGGCGCCGGTCTTGATGGAATCCAGCGTGCAGAACTGGATCTCTTCGGCATTCCAGTGCTGCCGGTGGGCCGTGGCGGCCCGGTACAGAAGCTCGGGAACCGGCAGATCGTGGATGGCGCGGATGTCGCCGGGCGTCATGGACATGGTGGGGGCTCGCAAAGAGCCCATTCTACATAAGACCAATATGTGGGATTTATGGACCTTGGGATCAGCTATTGATCTGCACTGGTCTGTGGTGGAGTTGGGATTCTGCCCATACTTGTCCGCGGAAACCCGGGGTAGACGGGTGGTCCTGAGACCGGGGCCCGCGTGCTAGATTGAAAGGCTTGAAAATGGTCCAGAACCCCTTGTGAGGAATGCCTTTGGCCGCCCACCTCGACCTGTCCGCACCCTCGACGACCCTGACCCGCGAGCAGCGGGTGGGGCTCTACCGCACGATCTACGCCGCCCGCCGCATCGACGACAAGGAGATCACGGGCAAGCGCCAGAACAAGGTCTACTTCCAGATCAACGGCGTGGGCCACGAGGCCGTGCAGGCCGCGGCCGCCATGGTGTTCCGCCCCGGCCACGACTGGTTCTTCTTCTACTACCGCGACCGGGCCCTGGCCTACGGGCTGGGCTACACGGCCAAGGAGATGTTCCTGGGCTCCGTGGGCGCTGTGGACGACCCCGCCAGCGGCGGCCGCCAGATGCCCAGCCACTGGGGGCACAAGGGCCTCAACATCTACACGACCTCCAGCCCGACCGGCAGCCAGTTCCTCCAGGCCGTGGGGGCCGTGGAGGCGGTGGTGCGCGCCGAGCAGAGCGGCCTCACCGAAGCGCTTGGCATCCATTCCGACGAGGTGGCCCTGGTCACCACGGGGGACGGCACCTGCAGCCAGGGCGAGTTCTGGGAGGCCATCAGCAACGCCGTGAACCTGAAGGCGCCCGTGGTCTTCCTGGTGGAGGACAACGGCTACGCCATCAGCACGCCCAGCGAGGTCCAGTATCCCGGCGGCAATGTGGCGGCCCTGGTCCAGGGCTACGAGGCTCACGGCCTGTTGATCCTGGACGAGGTGGACGGCTGCGACCCCATCGCCAGCTACGAGGCCCTGAAGGCCGCCGCGGACCATGCCCGGGCCCGCAAGGGGCCGGCCCTGGTGCGGGCCAAGGTCATCCGTCCCTACAGCCATTCGCTGTCCGACGACGAGCAGCTCTACAAGTCGAAGGCCCAGCGGGAGGCCGAGGCGCAGCGGGATCCGGTGGTCACCTACGCGGCCCGGCTGGTGGCGGGCGGCGACCTCAGCGAAGCCCAGCTGCAGATGCTGAAGGAAGAAGTCCAGGTCGAGATCGACGCGGCCTGGGAGGAGGCGGACGCCGCGCCGAGGCCCGAGCCCGGGAGCTATTACCGGCACCTCTACAGCGAGGAGGTCGATCCGACCTCCTCGGACTTCGATACCGAGCACGCCTCCGGTGATCAGGCCACGGGCGCCAAGACGATGATCGATCTCATCAACGCCACGCTGAAGCACGAGATGGCCCGGGATCCGCGCATCCTGGTCTTCGGCGAGGATGTGGCCGACGCCAGCCGGGAGGAAATCCTCGGCGAGGTGAAGGGCAAGGGCGGGGTCTTCAAGGCCACCCACGGCCTGCAGAAGCAGTTCGGCGCCCACCGCGTGTTCAATTCCCCCCTGGCAGAGGCCACCATCATCGGCCGCGCCATCGGGCTGTCCGCCCGGGGCCTCAAGCCCGTGGTGGAGATCCAGTTCTTCGACTACATCTGGCCGGCCATGCAGCAGCTCCGCGACGAGCTGGCCAACATTCGCTGGCGCTCCAACGGCGCCTTCAAGAGCCCCATGGTGGTGCGGGTGCCCATCGCGGGCTACCTCATGGGCGGGGCCACCTACCACAGCCAGTGCGGCGAAAGCACCTTCACGCACATTCCCGGCCTGCGCGTGGTCTGCCCCAGCACGGCCCTGGACGCCGCGGGTCTGCTGCGCACGGCCATCCGCTGCGACGATCCGGTACTCTTCCTGGAGCCCAAGCACCTCTACCGCCAGACCCACAACAAAGGCAACGACCCGGGGCCCGATTTCATGATCCCCTTCGGCAAGGCCCGCACGGTGCGGGAAGGGTCGAGCCTATCGGTCATCACCTACGGCAACACCGTCCACCGGGCCGTGCAGGCCGCCCGGGAGGCGGAGAAGGAGGGCATCTCCGTCGAGATCCTCGACCTCCGCACGCTGAATCCCTACGACTGGGCCGCCATCGAGCGCACGGTGAAGAAGACCCACCGCGTGATCGTGGCCCACGAGGACACCCTCAGCTGGGGCTACGGCAGCGAGATCGCGGCCCGCATCGCCGACGAGCTGTTCTTCCACCTGGACGCCCCCGTGCGCCGGGTGGCGGCCAAGGATACCTGGGTGGCCTACTACCCGGCCCTGGAGGACGAGATCCTGCCCCAGCCCAAGGATTTCCTTGAGGCCTATCGGAAGCTCATCTCCATCTGAAACTCCACTCGCGGGTGATTTCAGGCGATAGGATGGGCATCACTCCCGGAGGAGTCATGCGCGCGCTGCCGATCGTCCTCTCCCTGTGCACCACCGCCGCCTTCGCCCAGCTGGGGGCGCCAGGTCTGCCCGCCTCGGGCTTTCAGCGCACCTGGACCCTGGGGGGCCAGACCTTCGGGCCCACCCTCACGGGCCACTTCCAGGGCGTGCAGGATGGCCAGCCCATCTTCGTGGACCTCGACAAGGATTTGGGGCTGGGCAAGGACAAGACCACGCCCGGGTTCTTCCTCGACTACCAGGGGCCGCGCTTCGCCTTCCAGATCTCCAACGGAACCGCCGAGTACCGGGGCGACCGGGTGGTGAACCGCACCGTGACGGTGAACGGGACCTCGTATACGGCCGGCACCCGGGTGCTGTCGCATGTGAAGCTGGCCAGCGTGGACGGCATCTGGACCATCAAGTTCGTCCGCGAGTCCGATGCCTGGCTGGGCATCGACCTGGGCGTGCAGGCCTGGACCCTGGACCTGGACGCCTCCAGCGCCCCCATGGTCGGATCCCCGGTCGCCTCCAGCACCCGGGTCACCGCCCCCATCCCCCAGCTGGGCCTTTCGGGGGGATCCCGCGGGTTCAACGGGGCCGTGGAAGCCAAGGCCTATGTCCACTATCTGGGCTACAAGAGCGCCAAGTACACCCTGTTCGGGGCGGACCTGCGGGTCTATCCCGTGAGCTGGTTCGGGCTGCGCGCCTTCTACGAGGGCGGCAGCTTCGATGTGCCCAAGGGCTCCGTGAAGGACGACCTGGAACTGAAGCTGGACCGCAAGGGCGTCGGCCTGGGTGCCGTGGTCCGATTCTGAAAATCGGAACACCTGCAGAAAAAAGCGGTGGACGGGGGCAATCCTGTCATGCTGTTTGGCGTGACCCGCCAAGGGCGGAATTCACATATCAGCAATGACGGCCTTGTCTGGGGAAAGTCATCGCTACACCATCCACCAGACATTCTGCAGGAAACAGTCATGGCTCAAGGCACCGTCAAGTGGTTCAACGCCGAAAAGGGCTTCGGATTCATCACCCCCGACGAGGGCGGCGCTGATCTCTTCGTCCACCACACCGCCATCCAGGGCGGCGGCTTCCGTACCCTGGACGAGAATCAGCGCGTCAGCTTCGAAGTCGCCCAGGGCCAGAAGGGCCCCCAGGCGACCAACGTTCAGAAGATCTAGTTCTTCTCCTACCGTTCCAAAGAAAAGGCGGCCCATTGGGCCGCCTTTTCGCATCTGCCATGGTGGATTCAGTGGTGGCCGTGGTCATCGGCCACGGTCGGCCGGCCGATGAACTCGGCCTTCCGGCCCAGGAAGATCACCCAGAGCGCATAGAGGGC harbors:
- a CDS encoding valine--tRNA ligase, coding for MDKAFDFRTAQTRWYEVWEESRAFEAAPASGKAPWSIVIPPPNITGNLHMGHALVNTLHDVLTRFKRAQGFDALWVPGTDHAGIATQMMVERQLKAEGTDRHQLGRDAFEKRIWDWKEKNQGAIEHQLKRLGCSVDWTRNRFTLDPSLNKAVRKVFVESYKAGRIYRGPRMIQWDPALQTALSDLEVKYEERRGKLWHLRYPLADGSGDVVVATTRPETMLGDTAVAVHPDDARYQGMIGKLMNHPLTGRQIPVVADSFVDPAFGTGCVKVTPAHDPNDFAAGQRLKLESITIIGFDAKMTAAAGAYAGLDRFEARKRVVADLEEQGFLVKVEDYTHKISLSDRSGAVLEPLVSEQWFMDVKDAAAKALDAVNSGAIQFTPEHHTAVWNHWLTNIQDWCISRQLVWGHRIPAWTCASCGELHVEMERPSACCACGAGELKQDPDTLDTWFSSALWPFSVFGWPDETEELKRYYPTSVLITGYDILFFWVARMAMAGLTWMGEVPFRKVYFNSLVRDASGQKMSKTKGNVIDPLEVMEEYGTDALRFSLAIMAAPGTDIAMSTARLEASRNFCNKLWNASRFVQMNLDESITLDTAPEFGEAEFWMVGRLREELTSITEAIEAFRFHEAADRLYHLVWDDFCATYIELAKVQLQSGTKGQKATILHFLDLLLRALHPFVPFLTEEIHEAMMDGRLPAGEPRLLAQRSWPVDEKILQIRGGDAAIIPRFQEVLSAILRLKAEQGVDPAKRVPALCSITELEPFAEALKSIARLESVAFTLGDIASPTRAVAVVAGGAVALELAGLKDPAAEKAKLEKELAKLEKELEPLRARLADDSFVTKAPEAAVAKLRGQAEEKEQRLHQVKALLG
- a CDS encoding cytochrome c3 family protein, with the translated sequence MNPRRIAALGVLGLLVAGICAGQERPLVAPHAKAKVICTDCHQKEKPTTAAVPDEACMVCHGDYPAMKALTKDAKPNPHASPHDPILCTECHRQHKPPVVKCLECHEGKFTFKIK
- a CDS encoding efflux RND transporter periplasmic adaptor subunit, encoding MPFRCLIVSSALILGAVPARAGALLEGRVLPYRQVEVSAPVSSRITEMRVKEGEVVKAGQPLALLYGKLEELEMQRAKALLERREFEARGAKRLYDNKVIPEARALESRIDLELARLQYETAAEQVRIRTIVAPMDGVVVTRHHEEGEAVSGGQPMFRLMDLSRVVIQCAASQDALAALAPGRRVSVRFPDPGGSASAEGEVVLVDPCTDAAGKVRVKVVVANPEGRIRAGLRAQVLAPEGP
- a CDS encoding CDGSH iron-sulfur domain-containing protein, with translation MSDSKPHIAQKGPYQVEVEAGKTYHWCACGHSQKQPFCDGSHKGGPFTPMAYTADVTGTKWFCGCKQSGTKPMCDGTHKKL
- a CDS encoding hemerythrin domain-containing protein, with translation MQLIDDLRREHELIEQVLGSLRAFVTARLAGQGDPADGARFMAFFRRYAGDFHHHKEEEVLFRALAERAELPADRGPIAALTGEHRRMTGLLDGLEGLLAAPAPSAADLHRMEALAVDYSRSLWRHIDAENSVMFPEGEERLRRFHVRDLPSRPMTAEETLAWEAGKDLVAVHPPQHDAEVHRGDGCIACPSYGTTCDGLEAEWWTDLEWEEMWERQQGD
- the bioB gene encoding biotin synthase BioB, coding for MSMTPGDIRAIHDLPVPELLYRAATAHRQHWNAEEIQFCTLDSIKTGACPEDCAYCPQSARYQTDLKVEPLKDVQKVLAGAAEAKANGSTRYCMGAAWREVKDDANFDAVLDMVQGVSTMGMEVCVTLGMLNEPQAKRLKAAGCQVYNHNIDSSRDFYETIIHTRKFDERLETIQAVRAAGLEVCSGGIVGMGETVDQRIHFLQELTELEPAPESIPINQFVAVDGTPLADVDPLPPLELVRMIATARILFPKSRIRLSAGRTQMSDELQALCFFAGANSIFTGEKLLTTPNPGGNHDHWLLNALGMRVEGAPARV
- a CDS encoding alpha-ketoacid dehydrogenase subunit alpha/beta yields the protein MAAHLDLSAPSTTLTREQRVGLYRTIYAARRIDDKEITGKRQNKVYFQINGVGHEAVQAAAAMVFRPGHDWFFFYYRDRALAYGLGYTAKEMFLGSVGAVDDPASGGRQMPSHWGHKGLNIYTTSSPTGSQFLQAVGAVEAVVRAEQSGLTEALGIHSDEVALVTTGDGTCSQGEFWEAISNAVNLKAPVVFLVEDNGYAISTPSEVQYPGGNVAALVQGYEAHGLLILDEVDGCDPIASYEALKAAADHARARKGPALVRAKVIRPYSHSLSDDEQLYKSKAQREAEAQRDPVVTYAARLVAGGDLSEAQLQMLKEEVQVEIDAAWEEADAAPRPEPGSYYRHLYSEEVDPTSSDFDTEHASGDQATGAKTMIDLINATLKHEMARDPRILVFGEDVADASREEILGEVKGKGGVFKATHGLQKQFGAHRVFNSPLAEATIIGRAIGLSARGLKPVVEIQFFDYIWPAMQQLRDELANIRWRSNGAFKSPMVVRVPIAGYLMGGATYHSQCGESTFTHIPGLRVVCPSTALDAAGLLRTAIRCDDPVLFLEPKHLYRQTHNKGNDPGPDFMIPFGKARTVREGSSLSVITYGNTVHRAVQAAREAEKEGISVEILDLRTLNPYDWAAIERTVKKTHRVIVAHEDTLSWGYGSEIAARIADELFFHLDAPVRRVAAKDTWVAYYPALEDEILPQPKDFLEAYRKLISI
- a CDS encoding cold-shock protein translates to MAQGTVKWFNAEKGFGFITPDEGGADLFVHHTAIQGGGFRTLDENQRVSFEVAQGQKGPQATNVQKI